From Camelina sativa cultivar DH55 chromosome 20, Cs, whole genome shotgun sequence, the proteins below share one genomic window:
- the LOC104768632 gene encoding protein BTR1 isoform X2, giving the protein MESTESYAAGSPEELTKRSPEQHDSSEADSAEKPTHIRFLVSNAAAGSVIGKGGSTITEFQAKSGARIQLSRNQEFFPGTTDRIIMISGSIKEVVTGLELILDKLHSELHAEDGNEVEPRRRIRLVVPNSSCGGIIGKGGATIKSFIEESKAGIKISPLDNTYYGLNDRLVTLSGTFEEQMRAIDLILAKLTEDDHYSQNVHSPYSYAAGYNSVNYAPNGSGGKYQNHKEEPSNTVTIGISDEHIGLVLGRGGRNIMEITQMTGARIKISDRGDFISGTSDRKVSITGPQRAIQQAETMIKQKVDSATERATE; this is encoded by the exons ATGGAGTCTACTGAGTCGTATGCGGCAGGTTCACCGGAAGAGCTAACCAAGAGATCTCCAGAACAGCACGATTCTTCAGAAGCTG ATTCTGCTGAGAAGCCAACGCACATTCGGTTTCTTGTGTCCAATGCGGCAGCTGGTTCCGTCATTGGGAAAGGTGGCTCGACCATCACTGAGTTTCAGGCAAAGTCTGGGGCACGGATTCAGCTCTCGCGTAATCAAGAGTTTTTCCCTGGGACTACTGACAGAATTATTATGATATCGGGCTCAATTAAAGAAGTTGTCACTGGACTGGAACTTATCCTTGATAAATTGCACAGTGag CTTCATGCTGAAGATGGTAATGAGGTTGAGCCTAGGAGAAGAATAAGACTTGTGGTTCCTAACAGCTCTTGTGGAGGTATAATTGGAAAAGGAGGGGCCACTATCAA GTCATTCATTGAGGAATCTAAAGCTGGTATTAAGATTTCCCCTCTGGATAATACCTACTACGGGTTGAATGATCGGCTAGTGACATTATCTGGGACCTTCGAGGAGCAGATGCGGGCAATCGATTTAATTTTGGCTAAGCTAACCGAGGACGATCATTACTCCCAGAACGTGCATTCCCCATATTCATATGCAG CGGGATACAATTCGGTTAACTACGCACCCAACGGCTCTGGAGGCAAGTATCAAAACCACAAG GAAGAACCTAGCAACACGGTGACAATTGGTATCTCGGATGAGCATATAGGATTGGTCCTTGGTCGTGGAGGAAGAAACATCATGGAAATCACTCAG ATGACAGGTGCCCGAATAAAAATATCAGACAGAGGAGATTTCATTTCTGGAACCTCTGATAG GAAGGTGAGCATCACAGGGCCACAGAGAGCAATCCAACAAGCTGAAACGATGATAAAACAGAAGGTTGATTCAGCCACAGAGAGAGCCACCGAGTAA
- the LOC104768632 gene encoding protein BTR1 isoform X1 yields MESTESYAAGSPEELTKRSPEQHDSSEADSAEKPTHIRFLVSNAAAGSVIGKGGSTITEFQAKSGARIQLSRNQEFFPGTTDRIIMISGSIKEVVTGLELILDKLHSELHAEDGNEVEPRRRIRLVVPNSSCGGIIGKGGATIKSFIEESKAGIKISPLDNTYYGLNDRLVTLSGTFEEQMRAIDLILAKLTEDDHYSQNVHSPYSYAGLYYSGFHGPPYAYVLPSVPTAGYNSVNYAPNGSGGKYQNHKEEPSNTVTIGISDEHIGLVLGRGGRNIMEITQMTGARIKISDRGDFISGTSDRKVSITGPQRAIQQAETMIKQKVDSATERATE; encoded by the exons ATGGAGTCTACTGAGTCGTATGCGGCAGGTTCACCGGAAGAGCTAACCAAGAGATCTCCAGAACAGCACGATTCTTCAGAAGCTG ATTCTGCTGAGAAGCCAACGCACATTCGGTTTCTTGTGTCCAATGCGGCAGCTGGTTCCGTCATTGGGAAAGGTGGCTCGACCATCACTGAGTTTCAGGCAAAGTCTGGGGCACGGATTCAGCTCTCGCGTAATCAAGAGTTTTTCCCTGGGACTACTGACAGAATTATTATGATATCGGGCTCAATTAAAGAAGTTGTCACTGGACTGGAACTTATCCTTGATAAATTGCACAGTGag CTTCATGCTGAAGATGGTAATGAGGTTGAGCCTAGGAGAAGAATAAGACTTGTGGTTCCTAACAGCTCTTGTGGAGGTATAATTGGAAAAGGAGGGGCCACTATCAA GTCATTCATTGAGGAATCTAAAGCTGGTATTAAGATTTCCCCTCTGGATAATACCTACTACGGGTTGAATGATCGGCTAGTGACATTATCTGGGACCTTCGAGGAGCAGATGCGGGCAATCGATTTAATTTTGGCTAAGCTAACCGAGGACGATCATTACTCCCAGAACGTGCATTCCCCATATTCATATGCAG GTCTTTACTACTCTGGTTTTCATGGTCCTCCATATGCGTATGTGCTTCCTTCTGTTCCTACAGCGGGATACAATTCGGTTAACTACGCACCCAACGGCTCTGGAGGCAAGTATCAAAACCACAAG GAAGAACCTAGCAACACGGTGACAATTGGTATCTCGGATGAGCATATAGGATTGGTCCTTGGTCGTGGAGGAAGAAACATCATGGAAATCACTCAG ATGACAGGTGCCCGAATAAAAATATCAGACAGAGGAGATTTCATTTCTGGAACCTCTGATAG GAAGGTGAGCATCACAGGGCCACAGAGAGCAATCCAACAAGCTGAAACGATGATAAAACAGAAGGTTGATTCAGCCACAGAGAGAGCCACCGAGTAA